One window from the genome of Ovis canadensis isolate MfBH-ARS-UI-01 breed Bighorn chromosome 21, ARS-UI_OviCan_v2, whole genome shotgun sequence encodes:
- the LOC138427155 gene encoding olfactory receptor 6M1-like has translation MDVQNQTAVTEFILTAFPALQKLQIFLFMILLFTYLLTLTGNGVIISLIWADSRLQTPIYFFLSNLAFLDILYTTSVTPKLLACLLENRKIISFAGCISQTYFFFFLGTVEFILLVVMSFDRYVAICNPLRYTIIMNSRLCLLLVLGCWVGAFLSVLCPTIVVSRLPFCHKEINHFFCDIAPLLQVACIDTHFLEMISFLLSSLSLLTSLVITTVSYTYIISTILRIPSAQGHQKAFSTCASHITVVSIAYGSNIFMYVRPSQSHSLEFDKVTAVLTTIMIPLLNPFIYSLRNEKVKEVLRDAVNKIISLLPRKA, from the coding sequence ATGGATGTGCAGAATCAGACCGCAGTGACTGAATTTATCCTGACTGCCTTTCCTGCTCTCCAGAAACTTCAGATTTTCCTCTTCATGATCCTCTTGTTTACTTACTTGCTCACTTTAACTGGAAATGGTGTCATCATTTCCCTAATATGGGCTGATAGTCGCCTCCAAACCCCAATATACTTCTTCCTCAGTAACTTAGCCTTTTTGGACATTTTATATACTACATCGGTTACCCCAAAACTGTTAGCCTGTCTCCTAGAAAACAGGAAAATCATATCTTTTGCAGGCTGCATCAGCCAAACAtacttcttcttcttcctggggACCGTGGAGTTCATCCTGCTGGTGGTGATGTCCtttgaccgctatgtggccatctgtaacCCCTTGCGCTACACCATCATCATGAACAGCAGGCTGTGTCTCCTGCTGGTTCTGGGCTGCTGGGTGGGGGCCTTCCTGTCAGTGCTCTGCCCAACTATTGTGGTGTCCAGGCTGCCCTTCTGCCATAAGGAGATTAATCACTTCTTCTGTGACATCGCCCCTCTGCTGCAGGTGGCCTGCATAGACACCCATTTCCTTGAGATGATAAGCTTCCTCTTGTCTTCTCTCAGCCTCCTCACCTCGCTGGTGATCACCACCGTGTCCTACACCTACATCATTTCTACCATCCTGCGCATCCCCTCGGCCCAAGGGCATCAGAAAGCCTTTTCCACCTGCGCTTCTCACATCACTGTCGTTTCTATTGCCTACGGGAGCAACATCTTCATGTATGTGAGACCCAGCCAGAGTCATTCCCTGGAATTTGACAAAGTGACTGCTGTCCTCACCACAATTATGATCCCTCTTCTGAACCCCTTCATTTATAGTCTAAGGAATGAAAAGGTAAAGGAAGTTTTGAGAGATGCAGTCAACAAAATTATATCCTTATTGCCCAGGAAAGCTTGA